Proteins found in one Paenibacillus sp. FSL R10-2782 genomic segment:
- a CDS encoding PTS transporter subunit EIIC, protein MLKFLQKIGKSLMLPVATLPAAGILQGLALINYETDIPLGPEVGGFLNHYVTPFLNEGAGAVFGNLALIFAIGVAIGLAGDAVAALSAVIAYMVLTRILAAVPGIFAYIPDDVKLDMGVLGGIFIGGWSAFLFKKYHSIQLPDWLGFFSGKRFVPMITAFTTMILAILLGMIWSPIQDGIAAFGNWIVGFGGIGSMVFMIANRLLIPLGLHHVLNAIAWFQIGDYTNAAGEVLHGDLTRFFAGDKSAGMFMSGFFPIMMFALPAAALAFIHTAKPEKRKAVASIFIGSALASFLTGITEPLEFSFMFVAPLLYGIHALLTGLSGLIMYLLNVKLGFSFSAGLIDYLVNMKLSTHPLRMILVGLAFAVVYYFLFRFIILKFNLKTPGREDDAEDSLLPDTNKSKPNEKAGAASDSQSSHAAKVLTYLGGSDNIQSIDACITRLRLVVNDDKAVNDQALKQLGASGVIRLGSGTVQVIFGTRSEILKDEIQRLM, encoded by the coding sequence ATGCTGAAATTTCTGCAAAAAATCGGTAAGTCATTAATGCTTCCAGTAGCCACACTACCCGCCGCAGGGATTTTACAAGGATTGGCTCTGATTAACTATGAAACGGATATACCACTTGGTCCCGAAGTGGGCGGATTTCTGAATCATTATGTCACTCCTTTTCTGAACGAGGGGGCGGGTGCCGTCTTCGGCAATCTGGCGTTAATTTTCGCCATCGGTGTTGCTATTGGCCTGGCCGGGGATGCTGTAGCCGCACTATCAGCAGTCATTGCCTACATGGTGCTGACCCGCATTTTGGCGGCTGTACCGGGCATATTTGCATATATCCCGGATGACGTCAAACTGGACATGGGGGTATTGGGTGGTATTTTTATCGGCGGATGGTCTGCTTTTCTGTTCAAAAAATATCACAGCATCCAGCTTCCGGATTGGCTCGGTTTCTTCTCGGGCAAACGTTTCGTCCCTATGATCACGGCCTTCACGACCATGATTCTGGCCATTCTGCTCGGTATGATCTGGAGTCCGATACAAGATGGGATTGCAGCCTTCGGCAACTGGATTGTCGGCTTTGGCGGAATCGGGTCGATGGTATTCATGATCGCTAATCGGCTGCTGATTCCGCTCGGTTTGCACCATGTCTTGAACGCTATCGCGTGGTTTCAAATCGGTGACTACACCAATGCAGCAGGCGAGGTCCTTCATGGTGACCTGACACGTTTCTTCGCAGGCGATAAATCGGCAGGAATGTTTATGTCCGGCTTCTTCCCCATTATGATGTTCGCTCTGCCTGCGGCTGCCCTCGCATTCATTCATACGGCAAAACCGGAAAAACGTAAAGCGGTCGCTTCCATCTTCATCGGTTCTGCGCTGGCATCGTTCCTGACCGGAATTACCGAGCCCCTCGAATTTTCCTTTATGTTCGTTGCACCGTTGCTTTACGGCATCCACGCACTGCTTACAGGTCTGAGTGGCCTGATCATGTACCTACTGAATGTCAAACTTGGCTTTTCTTTTTCGGCAGGACTCATTGACTATCTGGTCAATATGAAGCTCTCCACCCACCCATTGCGAATGATCCTGGTCGGGCTTGCTTTTGCCGTCGTATACTACTTCCTGTTCCGGTTCATCATTCTCAAATTCAACCTAAAAACCCCTGGGCGTGAAGACGATGCAGAAGACAGCCTCCTGCCTGACACTAACAAATCCAAACCCAATGAAAAGGCGGGTGCTGCATCCGACAGTCAGTCCAGTCATGCAGCCAAGGTGCTGACCTATCTCGGCGGTTCGGACAATATCCAAAGCATCGATGCGTGCATCACACGGCTGCGTCTCGTCGTCAATGACGACAAAGCGGTTAACGACCAAGCTCTCAAGCAGCTCGGAGCGTCGGGAGTCATCAGGCTTGGCAGCGGTACGGTACAGGTTATTTTCGGTACGCGATCCGAAATTCTGAAAGATGAAATACAACGGTTGATGTAG
- a CDS encoding MIP/aquaporin family protein, which translates to MSPYAAEFIGTMILIALGGGVCAGVSLKKSFAHGSGWIVIGLGWGLAVAVAVYVVGQISGAHLNPAVTLALAFQGVFPWRDVPGYIAAQLLGAMAGAVIVVLHYLPHWKETEDTATKLSVFATGPAMDHPFANVLSEMIGTFIFVLALQSFGVNSFAEGLNPLIVGFLVVSIGLSLGGTTGYAINPARDLGPRLAHWLLPIPGKGTSNWKYAWVPIVGPLLGGSFGGVFYQTVFKGSMTPAFWIVLGMIVVVLMVTFRFSRTYKSDKAHKMTA; encoded by the coding sequence ATGTCGCCATACGCAGCCGAATTCATAGGGACGATGATCCTTATTGCCCTAGGTGGCGGAGTGTGCGCAGGGGTGTCCCTGAAAAAATCATTTGCCCACGGCTCTGGCTGGATAGTGATCGGACTGGGGTGGGGGCTCGCGGTTGCCGTTGCGGTATATGTGGTTGGTCAGATCAGTGGAGCACACTTGAATCCTGCGGTGACGCTGGCGCTTGCATTTCAGGGAGTTTTTCCGTGGAGGGATGTCCCGGGCTATATTGCAGCTCAGCTTCTCGGGGCCATGGCAGGTGCCGTGATTGTGGTTTTGCACTATTTGCCCCACTGGAAAGAGACGGAGGACACAGCAACCAAACTCAGTGTATTTGCTACAGGACCGGCTATGGATCATCCGTTTGCCAACGTGCTTAGTGAAATGATCGGTACTTTCATCTTTGTTCTTGCTTTGCAGTCATTCGGTGTCAACTCCTTCGCTGAGGGACTGAATCCACTCATTGTGGGTTTTCTGGTTGTCAGCATCGGCTTGTCTCTCGGCGGGACTACAGGTTATGCTATTAATCCGGCTAGAGATTTGGGGCCGCGTCTTGCGCATTGGTTGCTACCGATTCCCGGTAAAGGAACATCGAACTGGAAATATGCCTGGGTGCCGATTGTAGGACCATTGCTGGGCGGCTCTTTCGGAGGGGTGTTTTACCAGACCGTATTTAAAGGGAGTATGACTCCAGCTTTCTGGATTGTGCTTGGTATGATTGTAGTGGTGCTTATGGTTACCTTTCGTTTCAGCCGTACTTATAAAAGTGATAAAGCTCATAAAATGACTGCATAA
- a CDS encoding acyltransferase translates to MENTEKRNININESDILKVFAVSGAILQSVLGMFLKYAHTNDDLALLGVIFNIVKYTAPVFIFAIVYGMVKNNQHTKASHFYKEKFGELVIPYLLWAAAGLIFFPEIQVNQHVTSFWTLIESFVLGNASSQYWYTVMMLQFQLLMPVLIFICYKYLAKPKRVISLLIVSFVIFGAWLWMYDTFVFRGAYAISLRYLDRFFVSYFIYALLGGIAWVYKKQFDGVLRRIQFILIPVMLLILIWTNHEFFGFGFDDMSFGNLIYLKPSMTLYSLVVIFLIYMLARHLISLNSRSLPYYKWLSTYAYRAFTANVFILVIVLRLFGNLIGQLPFFVALLLVYLSTLTCSFGVVYAFAQLKVWAEGVFLRQKGAHSTNH, encoded by the coding sequence ATGGAAAACACTGAAAAGCGGAATATTAATATTAATGAGAGCGACATCTTAAAGGTGTTTGCCGTCAGCGGAGCGATCTTGCAAAGCGTTCTGGGAATGTTTCTGAAGTATGCACACACTAATGATGACCTAGCCTTATTAGGTGTTATTTTCAATATAGTAAAGTATACTGCGCCAGTCTTTATTTTTGCCATTGTATATGGGATGGTGAAAAATAATCAGCATACGAAGGCATCCCATTTTTACAAGGAAAAATTCGGTGAGCTCGTGATTCCTTATTTACTGTGGGCAGCGGCTGGCCTAATTTTCTTCCCGGAAATTCAGGTTAATCAGCACGTTACATCATTCTGGACGCTCATCGAGTCATTTGTGCTCGGTAATGCATCATCACAGTATTGGTACACAGTGATGATGTTGCAATTTCAATTGCTGATGCCAGTCCTTATTTTCATCTGCTACAAATACCTGGCTAAGCCTAAGCGGGTCATTTCGCTGCTTATTGTGAGCTTTGTGATCTTCGGAGCGTGGTTATGGATGTACGATACCTTTGTATTCCGAGGAGCATATGCGATTAGTCTGCGTTACCTTGACCGCTTTTTCGTTAGTTATTTTATTTATGCTTTACTAGGTGGAATCGCTTGGGTATATAAGAAACAGTTCGACGGAGTGCTTCGCCGGATTCAGTTCATACTCATTCCGGTAATGCTGCTTATTCTCATTTGGACAAATCACGAATTTTTCGGTTTTGGATTTGATGATATGTCCTTCGGAAATCTGATTTATCTGAAGCCGTCCATGACCTTGTATAGTCTGGTAGTGATATTCCTGATTTACATGCTGGCAAGGCATCTGATCAGCTTGAATTCCCGTTCACTTCCCTATTACAAATGGTTATCTACTTACGCGTATCGGGCCTTTACAGCGAACGTGTTCATTCTGGTCATCGTGCTGCGCTTGTTTGGTAATTTGATAGGCCAGCTTCCTTTCTTCGTGGCGCTGCTCTTGGTTTATCTTTCGACTTTAACATGTTCGTTCGGCGTCGTTTATGCTTTTGCGCAACTAAAGGTATGGGCTGAGGGGGTATTTCTGAGACAAAAAGGAGCACACAGCACCAATCACTAA
- a CDS encoding carbohydrate ABC transporter permease: protein MSSTKGTKLLSYIIVLLMLSLYLFPLFYLFNVSMKTQSEYLIDPVAIAKGLRLENFMDAWEKGNFSQYMWNSILYTGVSTLLTLVISVFAAFPLARGYVKFSTFFYVFFLISMYLPNPLIPQFALINSLGLYNTQLGFILLKTTGTGIAFLMFVGYIKSVSRELDEAAAMDGCGYSRYLFTILVPLMKPVLATGIILTAIGAWNDIIGPTIYLSDPAYQPVTKGLFSFYGQYMNNWPLLACGILIVTLPLVILYIFLQRFIVGGAMAGAVKS from the coding sequence ATGAGCAGTACCAAAGGAACCAAACTACTGAGCTACATCATCGTACTGCTCATGCTTTCGTTATATTTATTCCCGCTTTTCTACCTCTTTAATGTATCGATGAAGACTCAAAGTGAGTATCTGATAGATCCTGTGGCTATAGCCAAGGGTCTGCGCTTGGAGAATTTCATGGACGCTTGGGAAAAAGGGAATTTCTCTCAGTACATGTGGAACAGTATTTTGTATACGGGCGTATCTACGCTATTAACGTTGGTGATATCCGTGTTTGCAGCTTTTCCATTGGCGCGGGGATACGTTAAGTTCAGTACCTTCTTTTATGTGTTTTTCCTGATATCCATGTATCTTCCGAACCCGCTGATTCCGCAATTTGCTCTCATTAATAGTCTGGGACTTTACAATACGCAGCTTGGTTTTATTTTGCTGAAAACAACGGGTACCGGCATTGCCTTCCTGATGTTTGTGGGATATATCAAGTCTGTCTCCCGAGAGCTGGATGAAGCGGCTGCAATGGACGGGTGCGGGTATTCACGCTATTTGTTTACGATTCTTGTTCCGCTGATGAAGCCGGTGTTGGCGACAGGCATTATTTTGACAGCCATCGGGGCGTGGAACGACATTATAGGTCCTACCATTTATTTGTCTGATCCCGCGTATCAGCCAGTGACCAAGGGATTGTTCTCCTTCTACGGACAATACATGAACAACTGGCCGCTGCTCGCTTGCGGTATCCTGATTGTTACACTACCACTGGTCATTTTGTATATTTTCCTACAGCGCTTTATTGTCGGTGGTGCAATGGCCGGAGCTGTGAAGTCTTAA
- a CDS encoding malonate decarboxylase holo-ACP synthase has product MVIRPHDLIEVSNLKYLSFYEDKEWVTASLRRAPFVVVRRAGLLENSYIPVGIRGTDRNQRESALLDPEGVCQLVSPYAIAERQMWNSLSATRRQQPVLQVMDLLAEIMLDWRWGPVGSAGFEIVTQYPTVKETSDLDLVIDGSEVIDYEAAERLVHKLEHLGVRIDIQLETRDGAYVLREILERRASTVVLRTSSGPKLVRNPRQ; this is encoded by the coding sequence ATGGTAATTCGGCCACATGATCTGATTGAAGTGTCCAATTTGAAATATCTCTCCTTCTACGAAGACAAGGAGTGGGTAACCGCCTCGCTGAGGCGGGCCCCCTTTGTAGTCGTTCGCAGGGCTGGACTATTAGAAAATAGTTATATTCCCGTCGGAATACGTGGAACAGACCGAAATCAACGGGAATCTGCCTTGCTTGACCCGGAGGGCGTGTGCCAGCTCGTGTCTCCTTATGCGATAGCGGAGCGCCAGATGTGGAACTCTTTATCTGCAACAAGACGGCAACAGCCTGTCCTGCAGGTGATGGATTTATTAGCAGAAATCATGCTGGATTGGCGCTGGGGACCAGTGGGAAGTGCGGGTTTCGAAATAGTAACGCAATACCCAACTGTGAAGGAAACGAGTGATCTTGACCTTGTTATAGATGGTTCAGAGGTTATTGATTATGAAGCAGCTGAAAGACTTGTGCACAAGTTGGAGCATCTGGGTGTTCGAATTGACATTCAATTGGAGACAAGAGACGGTGCCTACGTCCTGCGCGAAATTCTTGAGAGACGGGCCAGTACTGTGGTGCTGCGAACTTCTTCGGGTCCCAAGCTCGTTCGTAATCCTCGGCAATAA
- a CDS encoding extracellular solute-binding protein, translated as MLKKSFSLLLVTALIVVLAACGKGSGAAQEGNKKVTLKIIHWQQENINNYIKEFNKKFEEKYPDVQVEYTTVPADSTYDQLMQTRMNAGSSGDADIIPLKFSFVGAPQEWSKGAADPMWKQWIDGGLIADLSDQAFIKNYNPADVKNAMTYKDKVYGVNMGKVALTGLFYNKEIFEKYNLAVPTTWDELVHVMKVLKDNGVEPIGFGGKDVWPINLAVQGLQASIHDDQLAYIKGLWTGKTKLTDPVQLEVLEKTQILMNNAIGGFMGIDYGTLPSLFATGRVAMIADGTWDATTIQTANPEMKFGYFPIPGSNDPAKNKNLAGKYDMTWMVLEKSPNKDYAIKWLEMLSEKQNYTDFVNAAGFLPTQPDVKISSEFVNEIQPSLENFKLSWDQLFINRKNVGQYIKDASVHAEFLTPAGPLKTPLELAQKSQADWDAAAPK; from the coding sequence ATGCTAAAAAAGAGTTTTTCTTTACTTCTTGTAACCGCTTTAATCGTGGTATTGGCCGCTTGCGGTAAAGGTAGCGGAGCTGCACAGGAGGGGAATAAAAAGGTCACGTTAAAGATTATTCATTGGCAGCAGGAAAATATTAATAACTATATAAAGGAATTCAATAAAAAATTTGAAGAGAAGTATCCTGATGTTCAGGTGGAGTATACGACGGTTCCTGCTGACTCAACGTATGATCAATTGATGCAAACGCGTATGAATGCTGGTTCATCCGGTGATGCAGACATTATTCCTTTGAAATTCAGCTTCGTAGGCGCCCCACAGGAATGGTCCAAGGGAGCAGCAGATCCGATGTGGAAGCAATGGATTGACGGAGGACTAATAGCCGATCTGTCGGATCAAGCTTTTATCAAAAACTATAATCCTGCAGATGTCAAAAATGCCATGACCTATAAGGACAAGGTATACGGTGTAAATATGGGTAAGGTGGCACTTACAGGTCTGTTCTATAACAAAGAGATTTTTGAAAAATATAATCTTGCTGTGCCCACAACTTGGGATGAGCTGGTACATGTGATGAAGGTGCTCAAGGACAATGGTGTAGAACCGATTGGTTTCGGCGGGAAGGATGTATGGCCTATTAACCTTGCTGTCCAAGGGCTTCAAGCCTCTATCCATGATGATCAGCTGGCATATATTAAAGGGCTGTGGACAGGTAAGACAAAGCTGACAGACCCCGTCCAGCTTGAGGTGCTGGAAAAAACACAAATTTTGATGAACAACGCCATTGGTGGATTTATGGGGATTGACTATGGAACCTTGCCAAGTTTGTTTGCTACAGGGCGTGTAGCTATGATTGCAGATGGCACGTGGGATGCAACGACGATCCAGACAGCCAATCCAGAGATGAAATTTGGTTATTTCCCGATTCCGGGCAGCAATGATCCGGCAAAAAATAAGAACCTTGCAGGCAAGTACGATATGACATGGATGGTATTGGAAAAGTCGCCAAACAAGGATTATGCGATCAAATGGCTTGAAATGCTCTCTGAGAAGCAGAACTACACGGATTTTGTGAACGCCGCCGGATTTTTGCCGACACAGCCTGATGTGAAGATAAGTAGTGAATTTGTTAATGAAATCCAGCCTTCACTGGAAAACTTCAAGCTCTCTTGGGATCAGCTGTTTATCAATCGTAAGAATGTTGGACAGTACATTAAGGATGCCAGCGTACATGCTGAATTTCTGACGCCTGCTGGTCCGCTAAAGACGCCTTTGGAGCTTGCCCAAAAATCTCAGGCAGACTGGGATGCGGCAGCCCCTAAATAA
- a CDS encoding sugar ABC transporter permease, whose amino-acid sequence MYPFGKGAARLMPYLLLSIPVLLYLLLGFGPSMVTVLFSFTNASGVPGQTWNFVGFENYMTFFTSSDSGDRIASIGRSLYFAVAVVVIQNAVGLFMAVIINKKLKGDVFYRAVFFLPVVLGVTVSGLIWQLIANPLGGPAQAMMNFFGTSSNFFGDYDIAFELIIFVQIWMYMGYSMTIFLAGLQSIPNDLYEAGYMDGASGWKAFKNITFPMIAPSFTVNMLLSIIGALQTFDIIYVLTGGKFNTTTLAFDVYATAFGSGTSDYGLASAVAMIQFLFVFTVSMIALYYLRRREVEM is encoded by the coding sequence ATGTATCCCTTCGGAAAGGGCGCGGCCCGGTTAATGCCGTATCTTTTACTGAGTATTCCGGTGCTGCTCTATTTGCTTCTTGGCTTTGGTCCCTCAATGGTAACCGTACTGTTTTCCTTTACAAATGCTTCAGGGGTTCCGGGACAAACGTGGAATTTTGTTGGATTCGAGAATTATATGACCTTTTTTACCTCTTCTGATTCTGGAGATCGAATCGCATCTATTGGTCGTTCCCTATATTTCGCCGTAGCTGTGGTTGTGATTCAAAATGCAGTAGGGCTGTTCATGGCCGTCATTATTAATAAAAAGCTCAAGGGTGATGTGTTTTACCGTGCTGTATTTTTCCTGCCCGTTGTGCTCGGAGTAACGGTATCCGGCCTGATCTGGCAGTTGATTGCCAATCCGCTTGGCGGTCCTGCGCAAGCCATGATGAACTTTTTTGGAACCAGCTCCAACTTTTTCGGGGACTATGATATAGCATTTGAACTGATTATTTTTGTGCAAATTTGGATGTACATGGGTTACTCGATGACTATTTTCTTAGCTGGACTTCAATCCATTCCCAATGATTTATATGAAGCAGGGTACATGGATGGTGCTTCCGGGTGGAAAGCGTTCAAAAATATTACCTTTCCGATGATTGCGCCATCCTTTACAGTCAATATGCTGCTGTCCATTATCGGAGCATTGCAAACCTTTGATATTATTTATGTGCTGACAGGTGGTAAATTCAACACGACGACACTTGCGTTTGATGTGTATGCAACAGCCTTTGGCTCCGGGACGTCGGATTACGGCCTTGCTTCCGCAGTAGCTATGATCCAGTTTCTGTTCGTATTTACGGTGTCGATGATTGCTCTGTATTACTTGCGCAGAAGAGAGGTGGAAATGTAA
- a CDS encoding LacI family DNA-binding transcriptional regulator, with protein sequence MNIKTIASMAGVSVATVSKIINNYTDISEETRQRVLKIMEETGYRPSSSAKTLATKKSNLVGVIFAGKLNVDFSHPFFVDIINVFKKQIGLLGYDLLFFSNEKFLDNGEDYLARSKYFSVDGCIIIAGDEVEKSVFDLDASPIPCIGVDIELTGASSCYVMSDNQKISMKVVEHFYMNGYREMGFIGIERPSLVIKEREEAFIASLKRFSLDVRPEWIVYAKDYAAEDGYQIAKTWIQQGDLPRAIFAATDLLAFGAIRAFKESGLRVPEDIAVVGCDDIEACRYTDPPLTTVKQDKQKIGRLAAMVLFDLMNKQMETKCIKVEPELVIRSSCGARENWNHTIVQG encoded by the coding sequence ATGAATATAAAAACAATAGCGAGTATGGCAGGAGTTTCGGTAGCAACGGTTTCAAAAATTATAAATAATTACACGGATATCAGTGAGGAGACCCGGCAGAGGGTGCTTAAAATTATGGAGGAAACAGGTTATAGACCCTCCTCCTCGGCTAAAACGCTTGCTACCAAGAAATCAAATCTGGTAGGCGTTATATTCGCTGGCAAGCTGAATGTCGATTTTAGCCATCCTTTTTTTGTAGATATCATTAATGTCTTCAAAAAACAGATTGGCTTGCTCGGTTACGATCTGTTGTTTTTTTCGAATGAAAAATTTCTGGACAATGGAGAGGACTATTTGGCTCGTTCGAAATATTTTTCAGTGGACGGGTGCATTATTATTGCTGGAGATGAAGTGGAGAAGAGCGTTTTTGATCTCGATGCCAGCCCCATTCCCTGCATCGGTGTCGATATTGAACTAACCGGAGCCAGTTCCTGCTATGTTATGTCCGATAATCAGAAGATCTCAATGAAGGTTGTTGAGCATTTTTACATGAATGGCTACCGCGAAATGGGTTTTATAGGCATCGAGCGCCCATCCCTGGTGATTAAGGAGAGAGAAGAAGCCTTTATCGCTTCACTAAAACGGTTTAGTCTTGATGTCAGACCCGAATGGATCGTGTATGCCAAGGACTACGCAGCGGAAGATGGGTACCAGATCGCGAAGACGTGGATACAGCAAGGAGATTTACCAAGGGCTATTTTTGCGGCTACCGACCTGCTTGCCTTTGGTGCCATCCGTGCTTTCAAGGAAAGCGGCTTGAGGGTACCCGAGGATATTGCTGTAGTGGGATGTGATGATATAGAAGCCTGTCGTTACACCGATCCTCCACTGACCACCGTAAAACAAGATAAACAAAAAATAGGCCGTCTAGCCGCTATGGTGCTATTTGATCTGATGAATAAACAGATGGAAACGAAATGTATTAAAGTAGAACCGGAGCTAGTCATACGCAGCTCCTGCGGAGCCCGGGAAAATTGGAACCATACGATAGTTCAGGGGTAG
- the glpK gene encoding glycerol kinase GlpK yields MEKYILSLDQGTTSSRAILFNSKGDVVYSAQREFPQYFPHPGWVEQNANEIWSSILGVIASCLSESGVKANQVAAIGITNQRESVAVWDKNTGLPVYNVLVWQSRQTSDICEELKQQGHEELFHSKTGLLIDPYFSGTKVKWILDHVEGAREKAERGDLLFGTIDSWLIWKLSGGKAHVTDYSNAARTLMYNIYELKWDDELLDILDVPKKMLPEVRPSSEVYAHTVDYHFFGQNIPIAGAAGDQQAALFGQACYEKGMIKNTYGTGCFMLMNTGDQPVESKHGLITTIAWGLEEGKVQYALEGSVFVAGSAIQWLRDGLRMFREAKDSEAYAARVSSSEGVYLVPAFVGLGSPYWDSEVRGAMFGLTRGTTKEHFIRATLEALAYQTKDVLAAMEIDSGIAVKTLRVDGGAVLNNFLMQFQSDILDATVERPVIHETTALGAACLAGLAIGYWKSMDELRKRVRVERSFAPGMDEETRSSLYEGWKRAVTAAMAYKS; encoded by the coding sequence ATGGAAAAATATATTTTGTCACTGGATCAGGGAACGACAAGCTCAAGAGCGATTTTGTTCAACAGTAAAGGGGATGTGGTGTACTCTGCTCAGCGGGAGTTTCCGCAATACTTTCCTCATCCCGGCTGGGTGGAACAGAATGCGAATGAAATCTGGAGTTCCATTCTGGGGGTCATTGCATCCTGTCTATCCGAATCCGGTGTAAAAGCAAATCAGGTTGCCGCCATCGGCATTACCAATCAGCGAGAATCGGTAGCGGTGTGGGACAAAAATACAGGACTGCCTGTGTATAACGTACTCGTATGGCAGTCGCGCCAAACCTCGGACATCTGCGAAGAACTGAAGCAGCAAGGGCATGAAGAGCTATTCCACAGTAAAACAGGGCTGTTGATTGACCCGTATTTCTCTGGCACAAAAGTGAAGTGGATACTGGACCATGTAGAAGGTGCGCGCGAAAAGGCGGAACGAGGCGACTTGCTGTTTGGTACGATTGATTCGTGGCTGATCTGGAAGCTGTCCGGCGGCAAGGCGCATGTGACCGACTATTCCAACGCAGCCAGAACGCTGATGTATAACATTTATGAGCTAAAGTGGGACGATGAGCTGCTGGACATTCTCGATGTTCCAAAAAAAATGCTGCCTGAGGTACGGCCTTCCTCCGAGGTATACGCGCACACCGTGGATTATCATTTCTTTGGTCAAAATATACCGATTGCTGGCGCTGCAGGTGACCAGCAGGCGGCTCTATTTGGTCAGGCTTGTTACGAAAAAGGGATGATCAAAAATACTTACGGCACAGGTTGCTTCATGCTGATGAACACGGGCGATCAACCCGTGGAATCCAAGCATGGACTCATTACGACCATCGCTTGGGGGCTGGAGGAAGGCAAGGTGCAATATGCGCTGGAGGGAAGTGTTTTTGTAGCGGGCTCGGCGATCCAGTGGCTTCGTGACGGTCTGCGCATGTTCCGTGAAGCCAAAGACAGCGAAGCCTATGCAGCCCGCGTTTCCTCTTCGGAAGGGGTGTATCTGGTACCTGCTTTTGTCGGACTGGGCAGTCCGTACTGGGATAGTGAGGTGCGTGGAGCGATGTTTGGTCTGACACGGGGCACCACGAAAGAGCATTTTATCCGTGCAACACTGGAGGCACTTGCTTACCAGACGAAAGACGTGCTTGCCGCGATGGAAATAGACTCTGGTATTGCAGTAAAGACGTTGCGGGTGGATGGGGGAGCCGTGCTGAACAATTTTCTGATGCAATTCCAGAGCGATATTCTGGATGCCACAGTAGAACGGCCTGTTATCCATGAGACGACGGCACTGGGAGCCGCATGCCTGGCAGGCTTGGCGATTGGATACTGGAAGAGTATGGATGAGCTTCGCAAGCGTGTGAGGGTGGAGCGATCTTTTGCCCCCGGTATGGATGAAGAAACGCGCAGCAGTTTGTATGAAGGCTGGAAAAGGGCCGTGACCGCGGCGATGGCCTACAAGTCATAG